GTTACGGTCGTTTGCTCCGGTGAAAGTTGTTTGAAATGGTTAGTTGTTAaggatctggttgatggggttctgggagttcttctactcccccaggccccggcccgaggccaggctcgacttgtgagagtttggtccaccaggctgttgcttggagcggcccgcaggcccacatatacctggttgatggggttctgggagttgttctactcccccaggccccggcccgaggccaggcttgacttgtgagagtttggtccaccaggctgttgcttggagcggcccgcaggcccacatatacctggttgatggggttctgggagttgttctactcccccaggccccggcccgaggccaggctcgacttgtgagagtttggtccaccaggctgttgcttggagcggcccgcaggcccacatatacctggttgatggggttctgggagttgttctactcccccaggccccggcccgaggccaggcttgacttgtgagagtttggtccaccaggctgttgcttggagcggcccgcaggcccacatatacctggttgatggggttctgggagttcttctactccccaaggccccggcccgaggccaggcttgacttgtgagagtttggtccaccaggctgttgcttggagcggcccgcaggcccacatatacctggttgatggggttctgggagttcttctactcccccaagcccggcccgaggccaggcttgacttgtgagagtttggtccaccaggctgttgcttggagcggcccgcaggcccacatatacctggttgatggggttctgggagttcttctactcccccaagcccggcccgaggccaggcttgacttgtgagagtttggtccaccaggctgttgcttggagcggcccgcaggcccacatacccaccacagcccggttggtccggcactccttggaggaaacaagctAGTTTCCTCTTGTGTTGCTAACTGTCAGGTTGTGTTGCTAACAGTCTGAACTAACGACTAACTAACGACCAACTAACGACGCGGTGCCGGCAAGCCTTGACGGGAATCTCTCACGTAGGTAACATAAGGACTTGCCGGCTTGATCTACGACTTGTCAAGTCCGCTACATGGACTTCGGTCCCCAGGTGACGCCCGGCCAATTTCCCGTCAGCGACATGTTATTGACTTTTCGAAGGTGGTCAATACCCCGTAGCCTTCGGGAACAATACTTACGTGTATGTGTTGAGTACAGGATGTATTTAGGCGTCTTAAGCGGGGTCTGAAATATACTCATTATCGTGTAGCCTCAAACGGTACGATTAGTTTTCCAGGCCGGCCATCTGCTGCCGGGCGCTCGGGGCGAGGGTCTCGTACGCCCTTCTGGCGCGGGCGTAGGAGCTAATTTGATTGCTACGCCTTTTTCACGGTCTGATTCTGTGGGTTATTATTCTTCATAGCCGACCCCGATGATCAGGTGACCCCCCGAGCTATAACAGACACCTCTTTAGTGCGgccgcggaggaggaggaggctacggaagattgggagaggggggggggggggcgcgtcGACGCCAGGCGGGAAGAGAGAGAGTTTTTCCCGCCAATATTGATAGGTGCCGCGGCGCTCGTCTTGTGGGTCGGATTGGCGATTAGTTTTGTCCGGGTTATggctgattggggggggggggaggtggggggggggtgttggggattGTAGCACTTATCTCTCtagatgtctgtctgtgtctttctctctgtctccctctgtctttctctatctttcgctgtctccctctttttctgtctatctttctgtctccgAGTCTCaggtgtgtaagagagagagagagagagagataaggaaggCGTTGGTAAGATCACAAGGGCAGATAATTATGACATATTGTCCATAATAGAGTAGTATCAGAACTGAGACAAGTGTTAGTAAATTACTACCTCTCTTGGCCCTCCCAAACCTCTACCCGCACTCCAGCACCGGCCGCCGCCAGCACCTCTTGTCCAAATGAGTACCAGTTCGAGGCATTAAAAGGTGTAAAGGGTGATAAGGGTGAAGTGTTGACCATACAGGTGCCGTGCTCTGAGACCAATGAGGCGCTGATTGGCTACTTTTTGTtgaccaaataataataataatggcagCTGCAGGGGGCGTCGCCCCCCGCTACGAAACAGCTCCCTTTATCATcagttacatatacatatatacattttatatacatatttgaTGCCTTTATTTTTGTCCTTGTACACATATGTACGTCAAAACGCACATCTACATACACCGAGATATACATAAATTCATACACACACTACTATCTACTCCATCCCTcatccacaacacaccatcaactTCACACTTACACTCCTATCCACCTGATCCATCCTTTCCATCCCAATCTACGCATTACCCAATCAACTAACTAGGATGGACAGTTTCCTATAAAAATGTAGCTTCAATACGCGGTAAACTAATGCGGATGGAACTTCCAACAAAGCTAATGAACTAGAGAGCTGATAGGAAAACTCAGATATACAAGCAGAGGCGGAAACCAAGCTCACAGGAGCGGTTGGATACGACTGACTTGAAAGGGAAGGAAGAGATAATGACCCTAAAAGGTCAATTACATCATTGAAGTCCTAACAGAAGATGAACTTGTTATGAACACACTCAAAATACATTGGCCATCACGTACGTGAGACCAGTGTATGCAGCCGTCGTCGAGTCCCCATCTCAAATAGCAATATATCTTAAGCAATACTGAAAAGTGAtagatggggagagagagagagagagagagagagagagagagagagagagagagagagagagagagagagagagagagagagagagagagagagagagagagagagagacagagagagacagagacaataaTTTTAAAAGTAAATGCAatagaagacacacacacacacacacacacacacacacacacacacacccacacacacacacacacacacacacacacacacacacacacacacacacacacacacacacacacacacacacacacacacacacacacacctaataaTCACATATAAATTACCGCCTCAATGCTGGCCTTCAATTATCACCATAAATTGCTTCTTCCTTATAATTATCTCTCCTCCCTCAACACGGGATTATCAGCGGTTTTTGCTCCTCTCTTTACTACACATATTTTACTAATCCATTCTTAAGCGGGAtttaaaaggagagagagagagagagagagagagagagagagagagagagagagagagagagagagagagagagagagagagagagagagagagagagagagacagagagacagagacagagaaatcaGAGGTCCTAAGCTCTACTCTTACTACTGACAATCAGAGGTCCTAAGCCTGCTCTTACTACTGACAATCAGAGGTCCTAATCCCTACTCTTACTACTGACAATCAGAGGTCCTAAGCCCTACTCTTATTACTGACAATCAGAGGTCCTAATCCCTACTCTTACTTCTGACAATCAGAGGTCCTAAGCCCTCCTTTTAAGGAACTTTTCAAAGCGGTTTAAGTTTAATGAGTTCAGCTTCTAATGCTTCAGCTGAAGATCTCCTGAAGACTATAGAGGTTGAGGGCCTCCGTCCGCTCTCTGGAAGGGACTCTAAAGTTGACCTGTGGCCGGTGTAGCGAGGTGGCCGGAGTAGCGAGTGCAAGCGTGTGGGCCACGGAGCCGGTAGTGCAATCCAAGGTGTCAGAAACCTCGCCCATTGGTCCGTGNNNNNNNNNNNNNNNNNNNNNNNNNNNNNNNNNNNNNNNNNNNNNNNNNNNNNNNNNNNNNNNNNNNNNNNNNNNNNNNNNNNNNNNNNNNNNNNNNNNNNNNNNNNNNNNNNNNNNNNNNNNNNNNNNNNNNNNNNNNNNNNNNNNNNNNNNNNNNNNNNNNNNNNNNNNNNNNNNNNNNNNNNNNNNNNNNNNNNNNNNNNNNNNNNNNNNNNNNNNNNNNNNNNNNNNNNNNNNNNNNNNNNNNNNNNNNNNNNNNNNNNNNNNNNNNNNNNNNNNNNNNNNNNNNNNNNNNNNNNNNNNNNNNNNNNNNNNNNNNNNNNNNNNNNNNNNNNNNNNNNNNNNNNNNNNNNNNNNNNNNNNNNNNNNNNNNNNNNNNNNNNNNNNNNNNNNNNNNNNNNNNNNNNNNNNNNNNNNNNNNNNNNNNNNNNNNNNNNNNNNNNNNNNNNNNNNNNNNNNNNNNNNNNNNNNNNNNNNNNNNNNNNNNNNNNNNNNNNNNNCACCCACACACCCCCTcatcatcccccacacccacacccccctcataatcccccacacccacaccccccctcatcatcccccccaccaccacccttcctgcGGCAAGCCAGGGCCCTCTCAAGGCTCGGTCGCGGGCCTGTTGCTGCAACTAATCTATGCAAACGACCTACCGGAGGGAATGCGCGTGTACATGTCAATGTTCCTAGACGAGGCAAACAATCTCAGCGAAGTATGGACTGAGCAGGACTCAGGTGCCTAGACTAAGGTGACAGAAGGAACAGATGGAAGGTGGAAATAGCATAGAATTGCAGGAAAAATGGGATGACATTGGCTGGTAAATGGTGTAATTTTCATTTTGTCCCACGTGTGAGTTGGGCAGCGTTGTTCATGCTGCCATGAACATCCCCCAGCTGtgtcccagacacagctgggggaCTTGCACATAACTGTCTCAGGTGAACAGACTGTCAAACAAGGGATGGACATCTTACAACTCCTCGAGTTATCTTGCTGGGCAAAGTGGGAGGATATACTTTTAAGGACCCAATTTGGCAAAGTGTTTTTCCAAACTGAATGTTTATTTCGACACACGTATGGTCAGTGTACTtaccttacctaattgtacttatctaattgtgcttgcgggggttgagctttgtctctttggtcccgcctctcgactatgTCTTAGATGGTGGGACATTATCTCAGGAAGTGGTCCAAGACCTTCCCTCGTGCTGTATACTCTACAACTTCACTAAAACTACAACTTCGCTACAAACTCGGCTATTGTTTCTGTCCTGAATCTCCCTCGTTACTTGCATTCTTGAGGAATTCCTCAAATTACGGATTCCCTCCTTTTCGGCCAGAATGAAAGAGATCGTCAGCTACAACTGCATTGCACCAGCGGACAGACTCACTAACTTCCTTTTTCCATTCACCTGCAGGGctgcaggagactcgaaccctgaacCCATGGCTCGTGAGTCCGAGGCTCTAtcaactgggctatgagtagtccTTAATAAGgaaaagtttccagaagcagcatccgGCTGCCAAAATGGAATTTTCGACTTTCCTTGACTACTGCTGAAGCTCATAGTCACTTGCTCTGCTCCTTCCCCGGCCACCCCGTCACGGGTGATGGCTTGTGATGACGCTCCTCATCTGTAAAAGTTGAGGAGCTATATAGCGTATATGCCCTAAGGGATGACGTATACGATATATGGTCTCCTTGACCACCCTCAGCGGCTCCCTCGTCTCCCTAGATGACCCGACACCCACAAGGACCGTCTTCATCCTTCCATCTTAATTTCAGCTATTATCCCTCTGTTTTCTACCTGATCATTTCTTAGGTAGTTTCATTTCTAATCATTTCTACCTGATCATTTCTTAGGTAGTTTCATTTCTAATCATTTCTACCTGATCATTTCATACGCACCATACGCACTAACTGTGTTATTGCGTATGGCTGATTGACTCGAGTTACGTTAGTGCGTATGGCTGATTGCCTCGAATTACGTTAGTGTGTATGACTGATTGCGTCGAGTTACGTTAGTGCGTATGGCTGAGTGTCTCGAGTTACGTTAGTGTGTATGGCTGATTGTCTCGAGCTACGTTAGTGCATATGGCTGATTGCCTCGAGTTACGTTAGTGCATATGGCTGATTGCCTCGAGTTACGTTAGTGCATATGGCTGATTGTCTCGAGTTACGTTAGTGCGTATGGCTGATTGCCTCGAGTTACGTTAGTGCATATGGCTGATTGCCTCGAGTTACGTTAGTGCGTATGGCTGATTGCCTCGAGTTACGTTAGTGCGTATGGCTGATTGCCTCGAGTTACGTTAGTGCGTATGGCTGATTGCCTCGAGTTACGTTAGTGCGTATGGCTGATTGCCTCGAGTTACGTTAGTGCGTATGACTGCTTGCGGTGTACATTTCTTAGAGCCATACCAGTGAGCAGTGATTGTGGTGAggtcgagcgagagagagagagagagagagagagagagagagagagagagagagagagagagagagagagagagagagagagagagagagagagagagagagagagagagagagacagagagagagagagagagacagagagagagagagagagagagagagagagagaggtgggagtgAGAGGTGTTGACACCCTTGTGTACGTCAGCGTCGCCACCTTTGTGAGGGCCTGGGAGAGTGTCAGTGTAGTGGCAGATCAAAAGAAGCGAGTCTTCCTGTCCATTCACACTCCTGCCTTTGATGGCgggccgtctctctctctctctctctctctctctctctctctctctctctctctctctctctctctctctctctctctctctctctctctctctctctctctctctctctctcgacaccACAGTTTTCTCGGCACAGGGCTGTTGTGTCTTGggtcgtgtgtgtgtttgcgtgcgttgatgtgtgtgtgcgtgtgtttgcttGTTTAGAAGTGTGTTTCTTGCTTGGTTGTGCTCACCTGGGAAGCGGGGGGGGGGAAGTGCTTGTATCTGTGAGATTTCAGCTCCTCCGTCTAAATTATCGagttattattaaaattaaaattatttatataaattattatggtTTGTCTTGCGATAAAATGATGTGGATGACTTGcttgacgcacacacacacacacacacacacacacacacacacacacacacacacacacacacacacacacacacacacacacacacacacacacacagacggggGCCGGCCAGCCGATCGGAAAGCAcgttggacatgtgatcctgtggtcccaggttcgatcccgggcgccggagagaaacattgggtagagtttctttcaccctatgcccctgttacctagcagtaaataggtacctgggagatagtcagctgtcacgggctgcttcctggggtgtgtgtgtgcgtgatgaggaaaaaaaagtagtagtagaaagttagaaactgttgattgacagttgagaggcggggcgaaagagtagagctcaacccccgcaagcacaagtaggtgaatacacacgagaGGGCTTAAGCCAGACAGGCATAAActaccatgattgaggaaagatatacaggtttcgtaagagtgaaacatgtaaatactCAACATAGTCGGTAGCTAACAGCCAATTAGAGCCAAGCAGGCCGACCGAGACGTTTGGGCACGCTtccgcacaactatattcacgcaGATTTAAACAAGTGTCCGGGAATTAGGACACCACCGCTTCCCATCTTCTACAATAACACCCCCAAAGAAAACAGCTGACACGGCGACAGTGGGCATACACATAGAAAACGTGACCGACAAAGAAAATggatgggaataggggggggaACCTTAAGAATTATTGGCCATTCCCTCCCTTATCGATCCTCACATAGGTCATGGTGGGCCCTAACGTGGGTCAATGTGAGCTCCAACATGGGTCGTTATTGTTCCAGAGTCACACCTCTGGCGTCAACTTCCGACTGTTTGCTGCCCGTCTTCACACCACTCGATATTCCTGTCAAGTCCCACATAAAACTTCTTTGATGTTCGCTGGTGCATATGTCTTGCTCCTTCACTCTCCTCCTCAAACACCTCcattcatcatatatatatatatatatatatatatatatatatatatatatatatatatatatatatatatatatatatatatatatatatatatatatatatatatatatatatcatgtgaaaaatagagaatgcttaacgcgttttcggctaattcgccttcatcagagcaaagtagaattaagatcttcattctactttgctctgatgaaggcgaattagccgaaaacacgttaagcattctctatttttcacatgtggttattctgcatacttggatcagtgtttttatgatcattgtacacacacacgcacaggaatctgtgtaaggaatcattcagaatcttgtacaccacatatgtaagaccaatcctggagtatgtggccccagcatggagcccgtaccttgtcaagcacaagacgaagctggaaaaaattcagaggtatgccactagactagtcccagaactaagaggcatgagttacgaggaaaggctgcgggaaatgcacctcacatcgctggaagacaggacagctcggggaagacatgatcactacctacaaagttctcagaggaattgacagggtagataaagataaactattcaacactggtgggacgcgaacaaggggacacaggtggaaactgagtacccaaatgagccacagagacgttagaaagaactttttcagtgtcagagtagttaacagatggaatgcactaggcagtgatgtggtggaggctgactccatacacagtctcaagtgtagatatgatagagcccaataggctcaggaacctgtacaccagttgattgacagttgagaggcgggaccaaagagccagagctcaaccccagcaagcacaactagctgagtgcacacacacacacacacacacacacacacacacacacacacacacacacacacacacacacacacacacaaataataataacatacaaaatagtaacaggaattgataaaattgataaggaagatttcctgagacctggaactttaagaacaagaggtcatagatttaaactagctaaacacagatgccgaagaaatataagaaaattcactttcgcaaacagagtggtagacggttggaacaagttaagtgagaaggtggtggaggccaagaccgtcagtagtttcaaagcgttatatgacaaagagtgctgggaagacgggacaccacgaccgtagctctcatcctgtaactaccacacacacaggttcagGTTCCGACGACATGAGAGACACCTTTCGTGCGAGGTACTTACCAAGGTGAGTACCTACGTGAGTACGGTGTACTTACCAAGGTGAGTACCTACGTGAGTACGATGTACTCACCACTAGGTGACTACACCACGCACTAAAGGTATCCACGGACCAGTGGATGATATTAAGCTTCCCAGTTAATTGGTGAATGTTCTGACACAGGAATCAAGGCTCGATCTCCAAGCCAGTGCACCTGTAATCAACGACGACACAGGTgcacagagagagacaaagaagtacacaggcagggagagagagagatagagacacagCTAAACGAGGAGTACACAGCAGAAAGATAGATACAGAGATAAAACAGACAATGAATCAATTATACTGAACTAGTGAACATAACTCGACGAGTCATTCAGCTGTTGTGAATGAGTCACAGAGTTGAACAACgtctactttgtcaatttccctcataatcttgtatgttgttatcatgtcccctccctatctctcctttcctccagtgtggtaaggtccagttcccctcagtctttcctcatagctcaatcccCTCAGCTCCGGAACAGGTCTCGTTCCGTATCTTTGGACCTCTTCAAAGGTCCATGTGACAATGTTAGTGTTGGAAACACTAGTTCTGTTTGGCAGTTTTATTCTGTGAGTCGTATTGTTAACTTAGGTCTTCCGGGTGTATTGTTTGTGCTGCTGTTTGTGTTGTTGTTTGTGTCACTGTTTGTGCTGTTGTTTGTGTTGCTGTTTGTGCTGTTGTTTGTGCTACTGTTTGTGCTGCTGTTTGTGCTGCTGTTTGTGCTACTGTTTGTGCTGTTGTTTGTGTTGCTGTTTGTGCTGCTGTTTGTGCTGCTGTTTGTGTTGCTGTTTGTGCTGCTGTTTGTGCTACTGTTTGTGCTGTTGTTTGTGTTGCTGTTTGTGCTGCTGTTTGTGCTGCTGTTTGTGCTGCTGTTTGTGCTGCTGTTTGTGTTGCTGTTTGTGCTGCTGTTTGTGCTGCTGTTTGTGCTGTTGTTTGTGCTGTTGTTTGTGTTGCTGTTTGTGCTACTGTTTGTGCTGCTGTTTGTGCTGCTGTTTGTGCTGCTGTTTGTGCTACTGTTTGTGCTGTTGTTTGTGTTGCTGTTTGTGCTGCTGTTTGTGCTGCTGTTTGTGCTGCTGTTTGTGCTGCTGTTTGTGTTGCTGTTTGTGCTGCTGTTTGTGCTGCTGTTTGTGCTACTGTTTGTGCTGTTGTTTGTGTTGCTGTTTGTGCTGCTGTTTGTGCTGCTGTTTGTGCTGCTGTTTGTGCTGCTGTTTGTGCTACTGTTTGTGCTGTTGTTTGTGTTGCTGTTTGTGCTGCTGTTTGTGCTACTGTTTGTGCTGCTGTTTGTGCTGCTGTTTGTGCTGCTGTTTGTGCTACTGTTTGTGCTGTTGTTTGTGTTGCTGTTTGTGCTGCTGTTTGTGCTACTGTTTGTGCTGCTGTTTGTGCTGCTGTTTGTGCTGCTGTTTGTGCTACTGTTTGTGCTGTTGTTTGTGTTGCTGTTTGTGCTGCTGTTTGTGCTACTGTTTGTGCTGCTGTTTGTGCTGCTATGCTACTGTTTGTGTTGCTGTTTGTGTTGCTGTTTGTGTTGCTGTTTGTGCTACTGTTTGTGCTGCTGTTTGTGCTGCTATGCTACTGTTTGTGTTGCTGTTTGTGCTGTTGTTTGTGCTGCTGTTTGTGCTGTTGTTTGTGCTGTTGTCTGTAGTACTGTTTGTGCTACTGTTTGTGCTACTGTTTGTGCTGCTGTTTGTGCTACTGTTTGTGCTGTTGTTTGTAGTGCTGTTTGTGCTACTGTTTGTGCTACTGTTTGTGCGTTGAAGTAGCATTGGGAGGGGGGGATAGCAGCAGCTGTTCCTCCTAATCCTCCACTCAATCCCCTATCCTCCTATTTTCGCTGAGCATTGCATCTTCTTCCTCCCTCTAATCATGCCATAAGGGTGAGAATTTGCCCCAGATTATCGAGCTTTTCCGCCACTCATGCATAAAACCTTTCGATTTCATCTAATAGGATTGAATCCCATTTTATTTACTGCCTATCGGAATCCAACCCGACTGTAAAGTTCTTACCGAACCCGGATCCTATGCTCATTTTTTTTTCAGACCCatcgcacttgttttggatcaatCGTCTATAGTTTCTTGTGTTGCCATATGGAACTTAGAATCATTTTTTTTTCTATTTCCATTTATGTTTTGtggataaatataaattatatacatatatatgtatatatatatatataatatatatatatatatatataatatatatatatatatatatataaatatagcctAGAGACATCGAGCTAGAGTCCAGATCCTTCAATAAGAGAAGAAACCTATACCTACAGATGGAGCTCCCGGACGGGCAAAAAGTAGGCTAAACCACACTTCCCCTCAAAGCTTATAACCCCGCGTACTTGCCCAGGAGTTTGGCCCCTGCAGGCCTAGAGGGGTGGTGTTGCAATCTTCCTCGGTCGTCTTCAATTTAGACTCCCTTCCCGGGAGATTTTGTGAGCAATATTGAGTTTTAAACAATCTACGGCCGCCTCTAATTGTTTTTTGTTGCTTCGCTGGATGACAATTCGGAGCTTATTGACTTGCGATGTTATTGTTTTGATTTAGttggtttgtggtggttgtgtagttagTGGAGTTGTCGTTTGTTGACACAGTCAGCTGTTCGTGTTTTCACAGTCAGCTGTTCGTGTTTGTTGACACAGTCAGCTGTTCATGTTTACACAGTCAGCTGTTCATGTTTGTTGACACAGTCAGCTGTTCATGTTTACACAGTCAGCTGTTCGTGTTTTCACAGTCAGCTGTTCATGTGTGTTGACACAGTCAGCTGTTCGTGTTTTCACAGTCAGCTGTTCATGTTTGTTGACACAGTCAGCTGTTCATGTTTTCACAGTCAGCTGTTCATGTTTGTTGACACAGTCAGCTGTTCATGTTTTCACAGTCAGCTGTTCATGTTTGTTGACACAGTCAGCTGTTCATGTTTTCACAGTCAGCTGTTCATGTTTGTTGACACAGTCAGCTGTTCATGTTTGTTGACACAGTCAGCTGTTCGTGTTTTCACAGTCAGCTGTTCATGTTTGTTGACACAGTCAGCTGTTCGTGTTTTCACAGTCAGCTGTTCATGTTTGTTGACACAGTCAGCTGTTCGTGTTTTCACAGTCAGCTGTTCATGTTTGTTGACACAGTCAGCTGTTCGTGTTTTCACAGTCAGCTGTTCATGTTTGTTGACACAGTCAGCTGTTCATGTTTGTTGACACAGTCAGCTGTTCATGTTTGTTGACACAGTCAGCTGTTCATGTTTACACAGTCAGCTGTTCATGTTTGTTGACACAGTCAGCTGTTCATGTTTACACAGTCAGCTGTTCACGCTTgtttacacacagtcagctggttatCAATGAGCTTATTTACATATACAACTAATGGTGTATTGGAGTTTATTAATTCAGTaaataattttaatgaatggcttTGTTTAAAGGGTCAACTGGCCACATGTGCTTTTGTTTACATAAAAGGTTTGGCTGCACAGTCAATTGATAACATATGACCACACACACCcgcgcagacaggcaggcagtctGCCCTTGAGTTGTGTGCAGCAGACTCAACTAACTCACAACAGTTGAGTTGGTCAGACCAGCCTCGTATATTGATCAACCAGTTACGTGGCTTGGTTGTTTAGTGTGAATTACtcagaattacacacacacacacacacacacacacacacacacacacacacacacacacacacacacacacacacacacacacacacacacacacaaaatcttcTCCTAGACAACACAATTCCCCCTTTTCCTAATTAACAC
Above is a window of Procambarus clarkii isolate CNS0578487 chromosome 11, FALCON_Pclarkii_2.0, whole genome shotgun sequence DNA encoding:
- the LOC138363654 gene encoding uncharacterized protein; translated protein: MIGYSEANQQPRLRRNYDLATKSVGIILFLIANASNVSRLSTFVKTSNQFTQSLLTCTTGAQELNMYMLSDLNIHSSTNSSTNSSTNSSTNSNTNNSTNSSTNSSTNSSTNSSTNSSTNSSTNSNTNNSTNSSTNSSTNSSTNSSTNSSTNSSTNSNTNNSTNSSTNSSTNSSTNSSTNSSTNSNTNNSTNSSTNSSTNSSTNSNTNSSTNSSTNSSTNSSTNSNTNNSTNSSTNSSTNSSTNSSTNSSTNSNTNNSTNNSTNSSTNSSTNSNTNSSTNSSTNSSTNSSTNSNTNNSTNSSTNSSTNSNTNSSTNSSTNSNTNNSTNSSTNSSTNSSTNSSTNNSTNSNTNNSTNSDTNNNTNSSTNNTPGRPKLTIRLTE